Proteins encoded together in one Mastacembelus armatus chromosome 15, fMasArm1.2, whole genome shotgun sequence window:
- the nsmce4a gene encoding non-structural maintenance of chromosomes element 4 homolog A isoform X1, which produces MSSVLSICWLQLSDGLKMKRARGRGDEEAPRENGSAGRGDDGGFAFGSSAMQDDDNDPTLRREIRSKYRDLINSVQQNREDMLSPSNNKLTEVLEQANKLFKDVRQAREAALDAQLLVVATDLGKEKASQLFAEGTAFDPTAFAEHLLSFMGLNRLEDREDEGQNGVGVDGYLPQDAWHRLARRAQCCFKTAPSFHYMMGSFHAEPPPPKQRIERQRKVPSKEAKRIMPTQLKRMEESHQEATEKEVERILGYLKSYYQDDPSSPISYYEFVIDPNSFSRTVENIFHTSFLIRDGLARMYLDNAKLPCIAPVEEGEVEAGGSCSRKQCIVSISLKTWKELIDAFDIRDTMIQPLSLENE; this is translated from the exons AT GTCCAGTGTGCTCAGCATCTGTTGGCTTCAG CTCAGTGACGGACTGAAGATGAAGAGAGCTAGAGGCCGCGGAGATGAGGAGGCTCCCCGAGAGAACGGCTCTGCTGGCCGGGGAGACGACGGCGGCTTTGCCTTCGGTTCATCTGCGATGCAAGACGACGACAATGACCCGACCCTCAGGAGAGAAATACGGAGCAAATACAGGGACCTCATCAACTCAGTGCAAC agaATCGGGAAGATATGCTGAGTCCATCCAACAACAAGCTTACAGAAGTTTTAGAGCAGGCAAACAAGCTGTTTAAAGATG TTCGACAGGCGAGGGAAGCAGCTCTGGATGCTCAGCTGCTTGTTGTGGCTACAGACCTAGGAAAGGAGAAGGCCAGTCAACTGTTTGCTGAGGGCACTGCTTTTGATCCCACTGCTTTCGCTGAGCATCTG TTGTCCTTTATGGGTCTCAATCGACTAGAAGACAGGGAGGACGAGGGGCAGAACGGAGTCGGCGTCGATGGCTACCTGCCCCAGGATGCGTGGCACAGATTGGCCAGGAGAGCACAGTGTTGTTTCAAGACAGCGCCCTCCTTCCACTACAT GATGGGTTCATTCCATGCAGAGCCTCCTCCTCCAAAGCAAAGGATAGAACGGCAAAGGAAAGTACCCAGCAAGGAGGCCAAAAGGATAATGCCTACTCAG CTGAAGAGAATGGAAGAGTCCCATCAAGaagcaacagagaaagaggtggaAAGAATCCTGGGATACCTGAAGAGTTATTATCAAGATGATC caTCATCACCAATATCGTATTACGAGTTTGTCATCGACCCCAACTCATTTTCCAGGACAGTCGAGAATATTTTTCACACATCTTTTTTAATCAGG gatgGGTTGGCACGGATGTATCTGGATAATGCCAAGTTGCCTTGTATAG CGCCTGtagaggagggggaggtggaaGCTGGAGGATCATGCAGCCGTAAACAGTGCATCGTCTCTATCAGCCTAAAGACATGGAAG GAGCTTATTGATGCCTTCGACATCAGAGACACAATGATTCAGCCTCTAAGCCTGGAGAACGAGTGA
- the nsmce4a gene encoding non-structural maintenance of chromosomes element 4 homolog A isoform X2, whose amino-acid sequence MKRARGRGDEEAPRENGSAGRGDDGGFAFGSSAMQDDDNDPTLRREIRSKYRDLINSVQQNREDMLSPSNNKLTEVLEQANKLFKDVRQAREAALDAQLLVVATDLGKEKASQLFAEGTAFDPTAFAEHLLSFMGLNRLEDREDEGQNGVGVDGYLPQDAWHRLARRAQCCFKTAPSFHYMMGSFHAEPPPPKQRIERQRKVPSKEAKRIMPTQLKRMEESHQEATEKEVERILGYLKSYYQDDPSSPISYYEFVIDPNSFSRTVENIFHTSFLIRDGLARMYLDNAKLPCIAPVEEGEVEAGGSCSRKQCIVSISLKTWKELIDAFDIRDTMIQPLSLENE is encoded by the exons ATGAAGAGAGCTAGAGGCCGCGGAGATGAGGAGGCTCCCCGAGAGAACGGCTCTGCTGGCCGGGGAGACGACGGCGGCTTTGCCTTCGGTTCATCTGCGATGCAAGACGACGACAATGACCCGACCCTCAGGAGAGAAATACGGAGCAAATACAGGGACCTCATCAACTCAGTGCAAC agaATCGGGAAGATATGCTGAGTCCATCCAACAACAAGCTTACAGAAGTTTTAGAGCAGGCAAACAAGCTGTTTAAAGATG TTCGACAGGCGAGGGAAGCAGCTCTGGATGCTCAGCTGCTTGTTGTGGCTACAGACCTAGGAAAGGAGAAGGCCAGTCAACTGTTTGCTGAGGGCACTGCTTTTGATCCCACTGCTTTCGCTGAGCATCTG TTGTCCTTTATGGGTCTCAATCGACTAGAAGACAGGGAGGACGAGGGGCAGAACGGAGTCGGCGTCGATGGCTACCTGCCCCAGGATGCGTGGCACAGATTGGCCAGGAGAGCACAGTGTTGTTTCAAGACAGCGCCCTCCTTCCACTACAT GATGGGTTCATTCCATGCAGAGCCTCCTCCTCCAAAGCAAAGGATAGAACGGCAAAGGAAAGTACCCAGCAAGGAGGCCAAAAGGATAATGCCTACTCAG CTGAAGAGAATGGAAGAGTCCCATCAAGaagcaacagagaaagaggtggaAAGAATCCTGGGATACCTGAAGAGTTATTATCAAGATGATC caTCATCACCAATATCGTATTACGAGTTTGTCATCGACCCCAACTCATTTTCCAGGACAGTCGAGAATATTTTTCACACATCTTTTTTAATCAGG gatgGGTTGGCACGGATGTATCTGGATAATGCCAAGTTGCCTTGTATAG CGCCTGtagaggagggggaggtggaaGCTGGAGGATCATGCAGCCGTAAACAGTGCATCGTCTCTATCAGCCTAAAGACATGGAAG GAGCTTATTGATGCCTTCGACATCAGAGACACAATGATTCAGCCTCTAAGCCTGGAGAACGAGTGA
- the LOC113132268 gene encoding coiled-coil domain-containing protein 177 — MGELTSASPVPRLDLHNLKSAEAEKSRYVITSPQSLESCTRLGVKPVQLLLKSLNYLIAEQHEAPFDTVRVLHESYEKERMKLLQGSQKESKRIITAAGNRWPDSNKVSGLEVLPVTKLKDHSEDTETTGFIPYADLCIKGESVIRASCSAAGDTESDRNTVCSFRLGELRHSLITPHIKVKSLTKGINKEMCVTVSERDRKIAALMLAKHQEEQVRRKLSQQEEQERQEARRQEEAQRAEAEKKRRKRLKQSMQRWHEELEARRMLKEQQEKEKAKELEQEVLLQGERWRRLMEEVEAQRREKIEAAQKDAEGRKCYQEKLLRKKEEKEKREQERERQVAVEREQNASKWRTLKQKKEKKRLQEENQRELIRHKLLKQQVEQQAEEAEAEMRSTFEMKRQHFCEKHAQVIEARQRELQEQAARIEEQIQRAQLRAKMQSVQQLRHKQVLVHLSQRRMERATLHATAQYRNRVQQVQQLNKHRQICHQRCREKMQREEEAMRKVRECDISMKEWRRERLWRQREQIQEEAQMLARASFHMRERVREQTHSRTFDQMALEAQLSASMSRVKL, encoded by the coding sequence ATGGGAGAGCTGACGTCCGCATCTCCTGTGCCTCGGCTGGACCTGCATAACTTGAAGTCGGCAGAAGCAGAGAAGAGTCGGTATGTTATAACAAGCCCCCAGTCACTGGAGTCCTGCACGCGACTCGGTGTCAAACCTGTTCAACTTCTCCTTAAATCGCTAAACTACCTGATTGCTGAACAGCATGAAGCGCCCTTTGACACAGTGAGAGTTCTGCACGAATCCTACGAAAAGGAGAGAATGAAACTTTTACAAGGGAGCCAAAAGGAGAGCAAGAGGATTATCACGGCAGCTGGGAACAGATGGCCAGACAGTAATAAAGTCTCAGGCCTGGAGGTGTTGCCTGTCACCAAACTGAAGGATCACTCTGAGGATACTGAGACAACAGGATTCATCCCATATGCAGATCTGTGTATTAAAGGGGAATCTGTGATCAGAGCTTCGTGTTCTGCTGCTGGAGacacagaatcagacagaaacacagtctGCAGCTTCCGTCTGGGAGAACTCAGACACTCCCTAATTACTCCCCACATAAAAGTAAAGAGTCTCACCAAGGGCATCAACAAAGAGATGTGTGTCACAGTATCGGAGAGAGACCGCAAGATAGCAGCTCTAATGCTGGCAAAGCACCAGGAGGAGCAGGTCCGCCGGAAGCTCAGTCAGCAGGAGGAACAGGAGCGACAGGAAGCTCGCAGGCAGGAGGAGGCACAGCGGGCTGAGGctgagaaaaagaggaggaagaggctgAAGCAGAGTATGCAACGCTGGCACGAGGAGCTGGAGGCCCGTAGGATGCTGaaggagcagcaggagaaagaaaaagcaaaagaacTTGAGCAGGAAGTGCTGCTGCAAGGAGAGCGTTGGAGGAGGCTGATGGAGGAAGTGGAGGCACAACGAAGAGAAAAGATAGAGGCTGCACAGAAAGATGCAGAGGGACGCAAATGCTACCAGGAAAAGTTGCtgagaaagaaggaagagaaggagaaaagggaacaagagagggagagacaggtaGCAGTGGAGAGGGAGCAGAACGCAAGCAAGTGGAGAACGTTGAagcagaagaaggagaagaagaggctgCAAGAGGAAAATCAAAGGGAGCTGATACGACACAAGCTCCTGAAACAGCAGGTAGAGCAGCAGGCGGAGGAAGCAGAGGCAGAGATGAGGAGCACATTTGAGATGAAGCGGCAACACTTCTGCGAGAAACATGCCCAGGTCATAGAGGCACGGCAGAGAGAGCTGCAGGAACAGGCAGCTCGAATCGAGGAGCAGATCCAGAGAGCACAGCTGAGAGCCAAGATGCAAAGTgtccagcagctcagacacaaacaggtCCTGGTTCACCTGAGCCAGCGTCGCATGGAGAGAGCCACCCTGCATGCCACGGCCCAGTACAGGAACAGAGTTCAGCAGGTGCAACAACTCAACAAACACAGGCAGATCTGCCACCAGAGGTGCAGagagaagatgcagagagaggaggaggcaatGAGGAAGGTCAGAGAGTGCGACATCTCCATGAAGgagtggaggagggagaggctGTGGCGACAGCGAGAGCAGATACAGGAGGAGGCGCAGATGTTGGCTCGGGCCTCCTTTCACATGAGGGAGAGAGTTAGAGAGCAGACGCACAGTCGAACCTTTGATCAGATGGCTCTGGAGGCTCAGCTGTCCGCCTCCATGAGCCGCGTGAAACTGTGA